A genomic window from Paenibacillus sp. FSL K6-0276 includes:
- a CDS encoding class D sortase, translating to MKKRNGVLLAVKLIFILSLVVLIYSVIQVIKAPIEAKQALNDWAKKREEAIARPLPNEETPLPKGMISSPKEQLTSPPSYTESEVIGEIRFPTLNKKVAILEGTESPELKKGAGHYIGSAAIGAVGNSVLAGHRDTVFRNLGELVAGDLIELESTDGIFTYKVTGSTIVDGNERGAIKPSEKAILTLITCYPFSYVGSAPDRYLLSAKLVKQESLPH from the coding sequence ATGAAGAAGCGTAATGGTGTCTTACTAGCCGTGAAGCTAATCTTCATACTCTCTTTAGTTGTGCTGATTTACTCCGTCATTCAAGTCATCAAAGCACCGATTGAGGCCAAGCAGGCCCTAAATGATTGGGCAAAAAAGAGGGAGGAAGCCATCGCCCGTCCCCTTCCAAACGAAGAAACTCCTCTTCCTAAGGGAATGATCAGTTCCCCAAAAGAACAACTTACTTCTCCTCCTTCCTATACAGAGAGTGAGGTGATCGGGGAAATCCGCTTCCCTACCTTAAATAAAAAGGTAGCTATTCTGGAAGGCACTGAAAGCCCCGAGTTAAAAAAAGGGGCCGGACACTATATAGGTAGCGCAGCGATCGGTGCCGTCGGCAATAGTGTGCTTGCTGGACACCGTGATACCGTGTTCCGCAATCTAGGAGAACTTGTCGCAGGAGATCTTATTGAGCTAGAAAGCACTGATGGTATATTCACATATAAAGTGACCGGCAGCACGATTGTAGATGGGAATGAACGCGGCGCAATAAAACCAAGCGAAAAGGCCATTCTTACTTTGATCACCTGTTATCCTTTTTCATACGTTGGGTCAGCCCCAGACCGGTATTTACTTTCAGCGAAGCTAGTGAAGCAAGAGTCATTGCCTCATTAA
- the pepT gene encoding peptidase T: MKKEVIERFISYAQMDTQSNEDNETCPSTPGQMVLAHKLVEELKEIGMDEVQVDEYGYVMATLPANTEKDVPTIGFLAHLDTATDFTGTNVKPQIVDNYDGKDIILNKELNVVLSTASFPELPEYKGHTLITTDGTTLLGADNKAGIAEIMTAMNYLLQHPEIKRGKIRVAFTPDEEIGRGPHKFDVTAFNASYAYTVDGGPLGELEYESFNAASAKISVYGVNVHPGTAKGKMIHSAKIAMALHLRLPSEEAPEFTDGYEGFYHLSSIEGTPEFSKLQYIIRDFDREKFEARKAYLSAIVDEFKSIHGEENIVLEMKDQYYNMREKIEPVRHIVDIAHEAMENLNITPIIRPIRGGTDGSQLSYMGMPTPNIFTGGENFHGKFEYASADNMVKSVNVIVEIAKLFEEKA, from the coding sequence ATGAAAAAAGAGGTTATAGAACGGTTTATTTCATATGCTCAAATGGATACCCAATCCAACGAGGATAATGAGACTTGTCCATCCACTCCGGGGCAGATGGTGCTGGCCCACAAGCTGGTCGAAGAACTCAAGGAAATCGGCATGGATGAAGTGCAGGTGGACGAGTATGGTTATGTCATGGCCACTCTCCCAGCGAATACTGAGAAAGATGTTCCGACTATTGGTTTTTTGGCACATCTGGATACGGCGACTGATTTCACAGGAACGAATGTAAAGCCGCAGATTGTGGATAACTACGATGGCAAAGATATCATTTTGAACAAAGAGTTGAATGTTGTATTATCCACAGCGAGCTTTCCGGAGCTTCCGGAATATAAAGGCCATACATTAATTACAACCGATGGCACCACCCTGCTTGGAGCAGACAATAAAGCCGGTATTGCCGAGATTATGACAGCCATGAATTATCTCCTTCAGCATCCTGAAATCAAGCGTGGCAAGATTAGAGTCGCCTTCACACCGGATGAAGAAATCGGCCGCGGTCCTCATAAATTTGACGTAACTGCTTTTAATGCTTCCTATGCTTACACTGTGGACGGAGGCCCTCTTGGTGAACTAGAATATGAAAGCTTCAATGCCGCATCTGCCAAAATCTCAGTCTACGGCGTTAATGTACACCCTGGTACTGCCAAGGGAAAAATGATTCATTCCGCAAAAATCGCCATGGCACTACATCTTAGACTCCCTTCTGAGGAAGCTCCAGAATTCACAGACGGTTATGAAGGCTTCTACCACCTAAGCTCCATAGAAGGTACCCCGGAGTTCAGTAAGCTCCAATATATTATCCGTGACTTCGACCGCGAGAAATTTGAGGCACGTAAAGCCTATCTTTCTGCCATCGTAGATGAATTCAAGAGCATCCACGGTGAAGAGAACATCGTACTTGAAATGAAAGACCAATATTACAACATGCGCGAAAAAATCGAACCCGTGCGTCATATCGTCGATATTGCCCATGAGGCGATGGAGAACCTTAATATCACACCGATCATCCGCCCGATTCGCGGAGGAACAGACGGTTCGCAGCTTTCCTATATGGGCATGCCGACGCCTAATATTTTCACTGGTGGCGAAAATTTTCATGGAAAATTCGAATACGCCTCTGCAGACAACATGGTAAAATCTGTGAACGTCATCGTGGAGATCGCTAAACTGTTCGAAGAGAAAGCCTAA
- a CDS encoding MATE family efflux transporter → MKQNNHQEFNLVKLTWPIFLELFLFMLMGSVDTFMISSVSDDAVSGVGAANQIIAIAILVLSVIGNGAAIVVSQYLGSKKPLEAAQVTGNAITLNLIVGIILSAFLLIFGGTLLTALNVKGDLLVYAKSYMHIVGGGIFLQALINALATTIRTHGFTKQTMVVSLLMNIIHVVGNYLLIYGHFGLPALGVEGAAISTVISRFICLIIFFLLLYRVMEVRVKLTYYIHLSKKYVLQILKIGIPSAFESIIYQSCQLVFTLYITYLGAEAMATRQYALNISNYIYLFSVAVSMGTSIVVGHLAGARRPDEAYKRVFSSVKWALLVTVIIDALVIFFRVPLFGLFTDNENIILMGAQVILLSFFLETGRTTNLVIINSLRASGDAKFPVYMGLISMVCMSLPLGYFLVFQLHLGLAGVWIATAADEWVRAVIMYFRWKSRAWEKHGLIQHDDVEHGTPYTTPAAVN, encoded by the coding sequence ATGAAGCAAAATAATCACCAGGAGTTCAATCTGGTAAAATTGACTTGGCCGATATTCCTGGAACTGTTCCTATTCATGCTCATGGGTAGTGTGGATACTTTTATGATTAGCTCCGTGTCGGACGATGCCGTATCGGGTGTCGGTGCAGCGAATCAGATCATTGCTATAGCAATTCTAGTCCTCAGTGTAATTGGTAACGGCGCGGCTATCGTGGTCTCCCAATACCTCGGTTCCAAAAAACCTCTGGAAGCCGCTCAAGTGACCGGCAATGCTATTACCCTAAACCTGATAGTAGGCATTATCCTAAGTGCGTTTTTGCTGATATTCGGCGGGACCCTACTGACTGCCCTGAATGTAAAAGGAGATCTTCTCGTTTATGCCAAATCCTATATGCATATTGTCGGGGGCGGTATTTTTCTTCAAGCATTAATCAATGCTCTGGCGACCACTATCCGTACGCACGGCTTCACCAAACAGACGATGGTCGTATCCTTGCTCATGAACATCATTCACGTGGTGGGTAACTACCTACTCATCTATGGTCATTTTGGACTTCCAGCGTTAGGTGTGGAAGGTGCAGCTATCTCGACGGTAATCAGTCGTTTTATCTGCCTTATTATTTTCTTCTTACTGCTCTACAGAGTGATGGAGGTACGGGTGAAGTTAACCTATTACATTCATCTTTCCAAAAAATATGTGCTGCAAATTCTCAAAATCGGCATCCCGTCCGCTTTTGAATCGATTATCTATCAATCTTGTCAGCTTGTATTCACACTGTATATCACCTATTTGGGCGCTGAAGCTATGGCTACTCGCCAATACGCACTCAACATTTCCAATTATATTTATTTATTCAGTGTAGCTGTCTCTATGGGAACCTCCATCGTCGTAGGACATCTGGCGGGAGCTAGACGCCCTGATGAGGCCTATAAACGTGTATTCTCTAGTGTGAAGTGGGCGTTGCTGGTTACAGTAATAATAGATGCTCTGGTGATTTTCTTCCGGGTGCCATTATTCGGCCTCTTCACAGACAATGAGAACATCATTCTGATGGGGGCTCAGGTTATTCTGCTTAGTTTCTTCCTGGAAACCGGACGCACAACCAATTTGGTCATTATTAACTCACTACGCGCCTCGGGCGATGCGAAGTTTCCTGTATATATGGGACTGATCTCCATGGTCTGCATGAGCTTACCCCTTGGCTATTTCCTAGTGTTCCAACTTCATCTAGGGTTAGCCGGTGTGTGGATTGCCACTGCGGCCGATGAGTGGGTAAGAGCTGTCATTATGTATTTCCGCTGGAAGAGTCGGGCTTGGGAGAAACACGGACTTATTCAGCACGATGATGTAGAACACGGAACACCTTACACTACCCCTGCAGCTGTAAATTAA
- a CDS encoding cold-shock protein, with translation MYFRKKALEDLPQEDTAIWSCTKEDCTGWMRDNFAFQYVPTCWQCNSPMTKSMKILPMLVNTNSDMKAMKKGTSIK, from the coding sequence ATGTATTTTCGTAAAAAAGCACTGGAGGATCTTCCACAAGAAGACACAGCCATTTGGTCCTGTACCAAGGAAGATTGCACCGGTTGGATGCGTGATAATTTTGCGTTTCAATATGTACCAACCTGCTGGCAATGTAACTCTCCCATGACTAAAAGTATGAAGATACTGCCAATGCTTGTGAACACGAATTCAGACATGAAGGCTATGAAGAAGGGCACTTCAATTAAATAA
- a CDS encoding cold-shock protein, with amino-acid sequence MQTGTVKWFNADKGFGFIEVEGGSDVFVHFSAITGDGFKSLDEGQRVEFNVTQGARGPQAENVVKL; translated from the coding sequence ATGCAAACAGGTACAGTGAAATGGTTTAACGCAGACAAAGGATTTGGTTTTATCGAGGTTGAAGGTGGAAGCGACGTATTCGTACACTTCTCCGCAATCACAGGCGACGGATTTAAATCTTTGGACGAAGGCCAACGCGTTGAGTTCAACGTAACTCAAGGCGCTCGTGGACCACAAGCCGAAAACGTTGTAAAACTGTAA
- the gdhA gene encoding NADP-specific glutamate dehydrogenase, which yields MSSVSTQQLDTNSNKAHRYIEDVYAQVVARNPFEPEFHQAVKEILESLLPILAAEPKYQENAILERLVEPERLIMFRVPWTDDQGKVRVNRGYRVQFSSAIGPYKGGLRFHPSVNASIIKFLGFEQIFKNALTGQHIGGGKGGSDFDPKGKSEGEIMRFAQSFMTELQNYIGPDQDVPAGDIGVGAREIGYMYGQYKRIRGGYPAGVLTGKGIIYGGSQARTEATGYGTVYFVNEMLKAKGLSFEGSRVVVSGSGNVAIYAIEKAVQLGATVVACSDSAGYIYDENGINLETVRRLKEVERKRISEYVNEHPNAVYTEDSTQIWTIPCDIALPSATQNEIDEAMALKLIENGVKAVGEGANMPSTLEAIQQFQQAGVLFAPAKAANAGGVAVSALEMAQNSMRMSWSFEEVDTKLHEIMVSIYEQSVDASEQYGQSGNLVAGANIAGFKKVADAMLAEGVI from the coding sequence ATGAGCTCAGTATCTACCCAGCAATTAGACACAAACAGCAACAAGGCACATCGTTATATCGAAGACGTATACGCACAGGTTGTTGCACGCAATCCTTTCGAGCCCGAATTCCATCAGGCTGTAAAGGAAATCCTCGAATCTTTGCTTCCGATCCTCGCTGCTGAACCTAAGTATCAGGAAAATGCCATTCTGGAAAGATTGGTCGAACCAGAACGTTTGATTATGTTCCGTGTACCTTGGACTGACGATCAAGGCAAGGTCAGAGTGAACCGTGGATATCGTGTGCAGTTCAGTAGTGCAATCGGACCTTACAAGGGCGGACTTCGTTTTCACCCATCCGTTAATGCTAGTATCATCAAATTCCTCGGCTTCGAACAAATTTTCAAGAACGCTCTTACCGGCCAACACATCGGCGGAGGTAAAGGCGGATCCGACTTTGATCCTAAAGGAAAATCCGAAGGCGAGATTATGCGGTTTGCTCAAAGCTTCATGACTGAATTGCAAAATTATATTGGTCCAGACCAAGACGTACCTGCCGGAGATATCGGCGTAGGCGCTCGTGAGATTGGTTACATGTATGGACAATACAAGCGGATCCGCGGAGGATATCCGGCTGGCGTATTGACCGGTAAAGGCATTATTTACGGCGGAAGTCAGGCTCGCACAGAAGCAACTGGTTACGGAACGGTGTATTTCGTAAACGAGATGCTGAAAGCAAAAGGTCTTTCCTTTGAAGGAAGTCGTGTTGTTGTTTCCGGTTCCGGTAATGTAGCCATCTATGCAATTGAAAAAGCTGTACAGCTAGGTGCAACAGTCGTAGCTTGTAGTGACTCCGCTGGATATATCTATGACGAAAACGGCATTAACCTCGAAACTGTCCGCCGCCTGAAAGAAGTCGAAAGAAAACGGATTAGTGAATATGTGAATGAACATCCTAACGCTGTATATACCGAAGATTCCACGCAAATTTGGACTATTCCTTGTGATATCGCCCTTCCGAGTGCTACTCAGAATGAGATTGATGAAGCCATGGCATTGAAACTGATTGAGAATGGTGTTAAAGCAGTAGGCGAAGGTGCCAACATGCCATCCACCCTTGAAGCTATTCAGCAGTTCCAACAAGCTGGCGTGCTATTCGCACCTGCCAAAGCTGCTAATGCTGGCGGCGTAGCTGTATCTGCTCTTGAAATGGCACAAAACAGCATGCGTATGTCCTGGAGCTTTGAAGAAGTAGATACGAAGCTGCATGAGATCATGGTTTCCATCTATGAGCAATCTGTAGATGCATCCGAGCAGTATGGCCAGTCCGGCAACCTCGTTGCAGGAGCAAACATCGCTGGATTCAAAAAAGTAGCCGACGCTATGCTGGCTGAAGGTGTAATCTAA
- a CDS encoding HAD family hydrolase, giving the protein MYQTYIFDLYGTLIDIKTDAEHSEVWERLALHFGYQGLSISGGELQERFLRERDLQLGEAARTCEYPDFVMEEVFRSVARQLGGEPDQAWLYETVRWLRTLSMVHISLYDGVAEILQTLRERGKKVFLLSNGQKTFIEAELTMLGIIHLFDGIAISSEAGVSKPDPLFYRYLVENYGADLSSAIMIGNDPRTDIESALKVGIDSCYIRTASSPSDMAVKSTQSIWDGDLRQIPGWNS; this is encoded by the coding sequence ATGTATCAGACTTATATTTTTGATCTGTACGGTACACTAATTGATATTAAGACAGATGCGGAGCATTCTGAGGTATGGGAACGGTTAGCTCTCCACTTCGGATATCAGGGGCTGTCTATATCAGGGGGAGAACTGCAGGAACGGTTTCTACGGGAGAGGGATCTTCAACTAGGTGAAGCCGCACGGACCTGTGAGTATCCGGATTTCGTAATGGAGGAAGTGTTTCGGTCTGTGGCTCGTCAATTGGGCGGAGAACCGGATCAAGCGTGGTTATATGAAACCGTGAGGTGGCTGCGGACGTTATCGATGGTCCATATCTCTCTATATGACGGTGTGGCTGAAATTCTACAAACGTTAAGAGAACGTGGCAAAAAAGTATTCTTGCTCTCCAACGGGCAAAAGACCTTTATTGAAGCTGAATTAACTATGCTCGGAATTATACATCTATTTGACGGTATTGCGATCTCTTCGGAAGCAGGGGTGAGCAAGCCTGATCCGCTATTTTATCGCTATTTAGTCGAAAATTATGGAGCGGACTTGAGTTCAGCCATCATGATTGGAAATGATCCTCGTACGGATATTGAGAGTGCACTGAAGGTAGGAATAGATTCCTGTTACATTCGTACAGCCTCCTCGCCATCCGATATGGCTGTGAAGAGTACGCAGTCTATATGGGATGGGGATTTACGGCAAATCCCAGGTTGGAACTCGTAG
- a CDS encoding DUF2339 domain-containing protein produces MESFRDRLGFMKVQQDGLIKEYEALIAEYESHDLVNENEHLKKQYEKHKLALVELKTQVGKLQEENTELKVTLTEQILDEKLGILKVSRQKLQTYFASKSLAHTDRLTAFELETKRRIQQLYQTAARQLGEDKVELSSRLGALSAEINERVLAQRQRMREAESGLNSRMDNGLQDFALEEISEEVIERRRKQNQIEMKIGLGWINKLGILLLILAVGAAFRYSYSNWFTGYMKGGAFFLLGLLMLGGGEWLYRKGKGTFALGLLGGGISVLYGSIFYSYFLLDIISIYVGLSLSVLVTLTAVLLSLRYESRSICALGLIGGYLPLYSYLGAFGLSGNAVYVAMGYLFLLNLFILLISFRKRWNVVNYISYLFNTPSMLILIALSDSNGINMCYAVLTFAMYLGITLWYPFKYRSKLSWWDFSLLGCNTFISCLTLYILFLDAGLKDYNGALALVFCLLYLALGRGLEKLMPQEKESMLLFYATSLTFSILMIPFQFGAAWWSIGWLVEGVVLTLFGNLNRFKGMERAGWGILTLCLVVFFGLNVPMQLDIANEWMNSTDAYFPLKYVFITVGMLIIAVWYAVQHNRKDVLLHSEPYEITLALWFKYTALLNFWIYGLYETRRLYRLVVPEDFSHRTFYNLLMSALLTIVLAYVLPKVKVLYDTIVKHFVRFLFGIGYAICLTITVGFPTLQNDLTRNTTADYIALGILIIFNIFVWFSGRDLLINLLKREYKSMEIYPVFMGVYLLGIITAFLGVQLQLNDAGLIFSLIYLLLAVLFIMYGFRKRYVYIRRFGLGLTLLATGKLLLYDLGLLNTGSKIIAYASFGICLLGISYLYQKVSSKMKEGQAVTENVTKG; encoded by the coding sequence ATGGAGTCATTCAGAGATCGACTTGGATTCATGAAGGTCCAGCAGGACGGGCTTATTAAGGAATATGAAGCTCTGATCGCGGAATATGAAAGTCACGATCTGGTCAACGAGAATGAACACTTGAAGAAGCAATATGAGAAACATAAGCTTGCTTTAGTTGAGTTAAAGACTCAGGTTGGGAAGCTTCAAGAAGAGAATACGGAGCTAAAAGTTACGCTAACGGAACAAATCTTAGATGAGAAACTCGGCATTCTTAAAGTGTCGAGACAGAAGCTGCAGACTTATTTTGCCTCTAAAAGCCTTGCCCATACGGATCGGCTGACAGCTTTTGAGTTGGAGACGAAGCGTCGTATTCAGCAGCTGTACCAAACAGCCGCGAGGCAACTCGGTGAGGATAAGGTGGAGTTATCCAGTCGACTTGGAGCGTTGTCAGCGGAAATAAATGAGCGTGTTCTAGCGCAGCGACAAAGAATGAGGGAAGCTGAGAGTGGCCTGAACTCCAGAATGGATAACGGATTACAAGATTTTGCCTTGGAAGAGATCAGCGAAGAGGTGATTGAGCGCCGGAGAAAACAAAATCAGATCGAAATGAAGATTGGACTTGGCTGGATTAACAAGCTTGGGATTCTGCTGCTGATTTTGGCCGTGGGAGCGGCATTCAGGTATTCCTATTCCAATTGGTTCACCGGTTATATGAAGGGAGGCGCCTTTTTTCTACTGGGATTACTGATGTTAGGGGGCGGGGAGTGGCTATATCGCAAAGGAAAAGGGACGTTCGCTTTAGGGCTACTTGGCGGCGGGATTTCAGTGCTGTACGGCTCTATTTTCTATAGCTATTTTTTATTGGATATTATCAGTATTTATGTAGGGCTGTCCTTATCCGTGCTCGTCACTTTGACTGCTGTGCTCCTGTCTTTAAGGTATGAATCACGAAGTATTTGTGCTTTGGGCTTAATCGGGGGGTACCTGCCACTATACTCTTATCTTGGGGCTTTCGGTCTTTCGGGAAACGCAGTTTATGTGGCAATGGGTTACTTGTTTCTTCTGAATTTATTCATTCTATTAATCTCCTTCCGCAAACGCTGGAACGTGGTCAATTACATCAGCTACTTATTTAATACACCATCCATGCTGATATTAATAGCGTTATCGGATAGCAACGGAATTAATATGTGTTATGCGGTGCTGACTTTTGCCATGTATTTGGGCATTACGCTATGGTACCCGTTCAAGTATCGCTCCAAGTTGTCTTGGTGGGATTTCTCTCTATTAGGATGTAACACGTTTATTAGTTGCCTCACCTTGTATATTCTATTCCTGGATGCAGGATTGAAGGATTACAATGGTGCGTTGGCGCTGGTCTTCTGTCTGCTGTATTTGGCTCTTGGACGAGGGCTTGAAAAGCTGATGCCACAGGAAAAAGAAAGCATGCTACTATTCTACGCCACTTCGTTGACCTTCAGTATCCTGATGATCCCGTTCCAATTCGGAGCGGCTTGGTGGTCCATTGGCTGGTTGGTTGAAGGCGTCGTTCTTACCTTGTTCGGTAATCTAAATCGGTTTAAGGGGATGGAAAGGGCAGGCTGGGGCATTTTGACGCTTTGCCTTGTGGTGTTCTTCGGTCTAAATGTACCGATGCAGCTCGATATAGCCAATGAGTGGATGAATTCCACAGACGCCTATTTTCCGCTAAAATATGTCTTTATTACTGTAGGTATGCTTATTATCGCCGTATGGTATGCCGTTCAGCATAACCGAAAAGACGTCCTCCTTCACAGTGAGCCTTACGAAATCACATTAGCCCTGTGGTTTAAATATACGGCGTTATTGAATTTCTGGATCTATGGATTGTATGAAACCAGAAGATTGTATCGTCTGGTTGTACCGGAGGATTTCTCGCATAGAACCTTCTACAATTTGCTGATGTCCGCTCTGTTAACTATTGTTCTGGCCTATGTATTGCCTAAGGTGAAGGTGCTGTATGACACGATCGTTAAGCATTTTGTGAGATTTCTTTTTGGGATCGGATACGCCATTTGTTTGACGATTACAGTAGGCTTTCCAACTCTGCAGAATGATCTTACACGTAATACCACGGCCGATTATATCGCACTAGGTATACTCATTATCTTCAATATTTTCGTATGGTTTAGCGGACGTGATCTACTTATCAACTTGCTTAAACGTGAGTATAAAAGTATGGAGATATATCCTGTCTTTATGGGGGTGTATCTGCTCGGAATCATTACTGCTTTTTTAGGGGTACAGCTGCAATTAAATGACGCGGGATTAATATTTAGTCTCATTTATCTGTTGTTGGCGGTCTTGTTCATCATGTACGGCTTCCGCAAAAGATATGTGTACATCCGGCGCTTCGGCCTTGGATTAACGCTATTGGCAACAGGTAAGCTGCTGCTGTACGATCTGGGACTACTGAATACTGGGAGCAAAATCATCGCTTATGCCAGCTTTGGTATTTGCCTGCTCGGGATCTCCTATCTCTATCAAAAGGTTTCGAGCAAAATGAAGGAGGGGCAGGCAGTGACGGAGAATGTGACTAAGGGGTAG
- a CDS encoding copper amine oxidase N-terminal domain-containing protein: MNNILKTSTVLLTLSLALSTGAAYAAPTTTSAKNDATQTSVSVNQKTFTIEINGSALKETGFQTTNGKEPMVPLRPVTEALGFELTWNGQTKSVDLINGAVFTTVKAGEDRYSINKMNTTLGTAPQLVDSILYVPASFVSEIIHHNMTVKGDSIVITDANQQEHMTKTGVITAVNNEGKFQSVQIQGVGTDGVVLNVGEDTTIEMADGTKLALKDLHIGMTVKAEHSMIMTMSLPPQTPTYKITVLDEQKQNDLLGTAGTIEEVQKDDEGNISITVKGSGLSEQSQQEVVLRISKDTVLMNSDGKTVNSSELVKGAKVIGFYSPMLTKSLPPIGTAVKVVLNVNQQ; encoded by the coding sequence ATGAACAACATTTTGAAAACAAGTACAGTTCTTTTAACTTTGTCCCTAGCACTTTCAACAGGAGCAGCTTACGCTGCACCAACCACAACTTCTGCAAAAAATGATGCTACTCAAACCTCCGTTAGCGTTAATCAAAAAACGTTTACGATTGAAATCAACGGGTCCGCTCTGAAAGAAACAGGCTTCCAAACTACAAATGGCAAAGAGCCTATGGTGCCACTTCGTCCGGTTACTGAAGCACTTGGCTTCGAATTAACTTGGAATGGACAAACTAAATCCGTTGATCTTATCAATGGCGCTGTGTTCACTACAGTGAAAGCAGGAGAAGATCGTTATAGCATCAACAAAATGAATACTACACTTGGGACTGCACCACAATTGGTTGACTCCATTTTGTATGTTCCAGCCTCCTTTGTAAGTGAAATCATCCATCACAACATGACAGTGAAGGGAGATTCCATCGTGATCACTGATGCTAACCAACAAGAGCACATGACCAAGACTGGCGTGATTACAGCTGTCAACAATGAGGGCAAATTCCAATCCGTTCAGATCCAGGGTGTAGGCACAGATGGAGTCGTACTGAATGTAGGTGAAGATACCACTATCGAAATGGCAGACGGTACTAAGCTTGCACTGAAAGATCTTCACATCGGCATGACCGTAAAAGCAGAGCATTCCATGATCATGACCATGAGCCTGCCACCGCAAACCCCAACTTACAAGATCACTGTTCTAGATGAGCAGAAACAAAATGATCTTCTGGGCACTGCAGGTACCATTGAAGAAGTTCAAAAAGACGATGAAGGAAACATCAGCATTACCGTTAAAGGCAGCGGCCTGAGCGAACAGTCGCAACAAGAAGTAGTACTGCGTATTAGTAAAGATACCGTGCTAATGAACAGTGACGGCAAAACTGTAAACAGCAGCGAACTTGTAAAAGGCGCAAAAGTTATTGGATTCTATAGCCCTATGCTGACTAAGAGCCTGCCGCCAATCGGCACAGCTGTTAAAGTCGTATTGAACGTTAATCAACAATAA
- a CDS encoding DNA alkylation repair protein, with protein sequence MTINEVMSKLEEMGTEQTKRTFVRHGAKEPLFGVRIGDMKKLVKDIKKDQSLVRALYQTGNYDAMYLAGLTVDPKSLTKEELQGWVSAAYCCALAEYTVASVAAESPYALELAREWIRSSDEMVATCGWSTYGNYISVTPDDLLDIAEIRELLQQIQTTIHQERNRVRYTMNMFVIIAGSSITELHDEAEQIATSIGKVQVNVGQTACKVPLAVDYIAKVEQAGKLGVKKKTCIC encoded by the coding sequence CTGACTATTAATGAAGTGATGAGTAAGCTTGAGGAGATGGGTACAGAGCAGACGAAGCGTACCTTCGTACGTCATGGTGCTAAGGAACCTTTATTCGGAGTAAGGATAGGGGACATGAAGAAGTTGGTGAAGGATATCAAGAAAGATCAGAGTCTAGTACGAGCCTTGTATCAGACGGGTAATTATGATGCGATGTATTTGGCAGGACTTACGGTTGATCCCAAGAGTCTTACGAAGGAAGAGCTTCAAGGCTGGGTATCGGCGGCGTATTGCTGTGCATTAGCGGAATATACGGTAGCTTCTGTCGCTGCAGAGAGTCCATACGCATTGGAGCTTGCTAGAGAGTGGATTCGTTCCTCAGATGAAATGGTGGCCACCTGTGGCTGGAGTACGTATGGAAACTACATCTCAGTTACACCGGATGATCTGCTCGATATCGCTGAGATTAGAGAGCTACTACAGCAAATTCAAACTACCATTCATCAGGAACGGAATCGAGTTCGTTACACGATGAATATGTTTGTAATTATTGCCGGCAGCAGCATAACAGAGCTGCATGATGAGGCGGAGCAGATTGCTACAAGTATTGGTAAGGTCCAGGTAAATGTGGGACAAACCGCATGTAAAGTACCGTTGGCTGTAGATTATATTGCCAAGGTGGAGCAAGCTGGAAAGCTTGGTGTGAAGAAGAAGACCTGTATTTGTTAA